One Candidatus Hydrogenedens sp. genomic window carries:
- the mraY gene encoding phospho-N-acetylmuramoyl-pentapeptide-transferase, with protein MLYYIAILLLPYFGLINVLTYHTVRAGGAVFTSFLITLVIGPFVIHKLQEMKIGQYIKKEYVADLHQLHKGKAGTPTMGGILILIATFVSLLIWGRLTNRFLWLTMGVFCALGILGFLDDYIKLKRKHNDGLRARDKLIGQILTGIVFGVYLYFNPITPGAIYLNLSDVKDWTNLKNQLVQGLNKNGDEQLVYICSQIPLSLKEHLLQLNMKKELEVEEQSLLIRSLNQVIDRDEWQYNSLWNGKELRTEIQTYLNNKNKNKPFQKQRLARLLIEDTFKDSFYLSTSSLHTKVGVPGFKNLFIPLGVFYILFVALIVVSVSNAVNLTDGLDGLAIGSSIISVMAYAGIAYIVSRADWSRYLFLTYVPEASELFVFGSALLGSGLGFLWYNGHPAEVFMGDTGSLSLGGAIASLAVLTKQELLLPLVAGIFVLEAGSVLLQVASFKLTGKRIFRMAPLHHHFELLGWTETKVTLRFWIIALLFALLSLGALKLR; from the coding sequence ATGCTATATTACATTGCCATTTTACTACTACCTTATTTCGGATTAATAAATGTTCTAACTTATCACACAGTTAGGGCTGGGGGGGCTGTTTTTACCTCCTTTTTAATAACTCTTGTAATAGGACCCTTTGTTATACACAAATTGCAAGAAATGAAAATTGGACAGTATATCAAAAAGGAATATGTTGCAGACTTACACCAACTTCATAAAGGAAAAGCAGGAACGCCTACCATGGGCGGTATTTTAATACTTATCGCAACTTTTGTTTCTCTTTTAATATGGGGTCGTCTTACCAATCGTTTTTTATGGCTTACAATGGGTGTTTTTTGTGCGCTGGGGATACTGGGTTTCTTAGATGATTACATTAAATTAAAACGAAAACATAATGATGGTTTACGGGCAAGAGATAAATTAATAGGACAAATCCTTACAGGAATCGTTTTTGGAGTTTATTTGTATTTCAATCCGATAACTCCCGGTGCTATTTATTTAAATCTATCGGATGTAAAAGACTGGACAAACTTAAAAAATCAATTAGTTCAAGGTTTAAATAAAAACGGAGATGAACAACTTGTTTATATTTGTTCACAAATTCCGTTGTCCTTAAAAGAACATTTGTTGCAATTAAATATGAAAAAGGAATTGGAAGTAGAAGAACAGTCATTACTTATTCGAAGTCTTAATCAGGTAATTGATAGGGACGAATGGCAGTATAATTCGTTATGGAATGGAAAAGAATTACGAACAGAAATTCAAACATATTTAAATAACAAAAATAAAAATAAGCCTTTTCAAAAACAGCGTCTGGCACGATTATTAATTGAGGATACTTTCAAAGACTCCTTTTATCTTTCTACCTCTTCGTTGCACACGAAAGTAGGAGTACCCGGATTCAAAAATCTTTTTATCCCCTTAGGGGTATTTTATATTTTATTTGTAGCCCTTATTGTAGTCAGTGTGTCCAATGCTGTAAATCTGACCGATGGATTGGATGGACTTGCCATAGGTTCTTCGATTATTTCTGTTATGGCATACGCCGGTATTGCGTATATTGTGAGCCGTGCAGATTGGAGTCGGTATCTTTTTCTTACTTATGTCCCCGAGGCAAGTGAATTGTTCGTATTTGGCTCTGCTTTGTTGGGCTCGGGTTTAGGTTTCCTATGGTATAATGGTCATCCAGCAGAGGTCTTTATGGGAGATACCGGGTCTTTATCTTTGGGAGGAGCCATAGCATCTCTTGCCGTCCTTACAAAACAAGAGTTATTACTTCCATTAGTGGCAGGTATTTTTGTCCTCGAAGCCGGGAGCGTTTTATTACAGGTAGCATCATTCAAACTTACAGGAAAAAGAATTTTCCGAATGGCTCCATTGCATCACCATTTTGAGTTGTTAGGTTGGACAGAGACAAAAGTTACACTCCGTTTCTGGATAATTGCTTTGTTGTTTGCACTTTTGAGTTTGGGAGCACTTAAACTGAGATGA
- the murD gene encoding UDP-N-acetylmuramoyl-L-alanine--D-glutamate ligase, which translates to MITSNFTPEKVKLLNRVLIIGAGKSGLASVKLLKKQGKEVIINDIKKEGEIPDAIELFNKLGIDYVLGQHPENLLSKIDFIIVSPGVSPQIPLLKLATMNNIPVIGEFEYAYYFTQSPIIAVTGTNGKTTVTSWIHHTLKELGFSSVLAGNNDTPLSEVIAENIQKDWIVAELSSYQLEYCYYFHPHVAVVLNVTPDHITRHPTMQEYANVKSRIFHNQGENDYAVINKDDKWVSSMSIPPSVNKYYFSLNQKVSPGAWIEIRDKRYIWFDETILDSVDGLPLKGMHNLSNALAVLTSVNVVYKQPARVLNAMSSFKGVPHRIEFLGSKNNVEFYNDSKSTNVESLRVALESFQQPIVLIAGGRGKGSSYLPLRSLIQEKVYFLVTIGEDAENIEKAFSDLVRTERVTTMEEAVKVAWKNAIPQSVILLSPACASFDMYSNYEARGDHFRECVQKLLAEEL; encoded by the coding sequence ATGATTACCTCTAATTTCACACCTGAAAAAGTAAAGTTATTAAATCGCGTGCTAATTATTGGCGCTGGGAAATCCGGTCTGGCTTCCGTAAAGTTATTAAAAAAACAGGGAAAGGAAGTGATTATCAACGATATAAAGAAAGAAGGAGAAATCCCAGATGCTATCGAATTATTTAATAAATTAGGTATTGATTATGTTTTAGGGCAGCATCCCGAAAATTTGCTATCCAAAATAGATTTTATAATTGTCAGTCCGGGAGTTTCTCCTCAAATTCCATTATTAAAATTAGCAACAATGAACAATATCCCTGTTATTGGCGAATTCGAATATGCTTATTATTTTACACAGTCGCCTATAATTGCAGTAACAGGAACCAATGGGAAAACAACAGTTACTTCATGGATACATCACACCCTGAAAGAATTAGGTTTCAGTAGTGTTTTAGCAGGTAATAATGATACTCCATTGTCTGAAGTTATTGCCGAAAATATTCAAAAGGATTGGATTGTAGCAGAGTTAAGTAGTTATCAATTGGAATATTGTTATTATTTTCATCCTCATGTTGCGGTTGTTCTGAATGTTACTCCAGACCATATAACACGCCATCCTACCATGCAAGAATATGCAAATGTAAAAAGTAGGATATTTCATAATCAAGGTGAAAATGATTATGCCGTGATAAATAAAGATGATAAGTGGGTTTCTTCGATGAGTATTCCTCCATCTGTAAATAAATATTATTTTTCCCTTAATCAAAAAGTATCTCCTGGAGCATGGATTGAGATAAGAGATAAACGCTATATATGGTTCGATGAAACAATTTTGGATAGCGTTGACGGATTACCTTTGAAAGGCATGCATAATTTATCGAATGCCCTTGCGGTGTTGACTTCTGTAAATGTGGTATATAAACAGCCCGCACGAGTATTAAACGCAATGTCTTCTTTTAAAGGAGTTCCACATAGAATAGAATTTTTAGGAAGCAAAAATAATGTAGAATTTTACAATGATTCAAAATCCACAAATGTTGAAAGTCTCCGTGTTGCTCTGGAAAGTTTTCAACAACCCATTGTTTTAATTGCGGGCGGTCGAGGAAAAGGTTCCAGCTATTTGCCATTACGGTCTTTAATACAGGAAAAAGTCTATTTTTTAGTTACAATCGGTGAAGATGCAGAAAACATCGAAAAAGCGTTTTCTGATTTGGTGAGAACAGAAAGGGTTACCACTATGGAAGAGGCTGTTAAAGTAGCATGGAAAAATGCAATTCCCCAATCTGTTATTTTGTTATCGCCTGCATGTGCGAGCTTTGATATGTATTCTAACTATGAGGCTCGTGGGGACCATTTTCGAGAATGTGTGCAGAAATTATTAGCAGAGGAGTTATAA
- a CDS encoding UDP-N-acetylmuramoyl-L-alanyl-D-glutamate--2,6-diaminopimelate ligase: protein MTLKEMVEKWKLKYFSSISDENIFGITEDSRRVQKGFIFTAIPGEHSQGWNYIPEAIDKGAIAVIGLPQLPEEYLNLLKEKNVPYFAHENPRYILGEVAHYLAGNPTQSMVVIGITGTNGKTSTTYLVESILKEKGIVAARFGTLGYTIGEQSIEAVHTTPFNEELVSLFSKAKDAGVTHVVMEVSSHSLAQDRVAGIHFTVGAFTNLTQDHLDYHKTMEEYLKAKLKLFESLEGGNAFGVINKSDPNADQFIQHCKSRYVTYGMKGDYWASDIEVSMKDTQFILHTPTGEGEIKLSLIGKHNVFNALCASAIAGEMGFSLKEIQKGLKNLKSVPGRFELIEEGQEFTVVVDYAHTDDGLNHVLQTARSLTRGRVIVVFGCGGDRDKTKRPKMGAVAGKWADLIILTSDNPRTEDPKRILLDIEVGVQKMGKHKGDDYYVIENREDAIQFAIDKAKSNDIVVIAGKGHEPYQIIGTQKLPFDDREVARKFLKGKI, encoded by the coding sequence ATGACCCTTAAAGAAATGGTAGAAAAGTGGAAATTAAAGTATTTTTCCTCTATTTCTGATGAAAACATTTTTGGGATAACCGAAGATTCACGAAGGGTTCAGAAAGGGTTCATATTTACAGCAATACCTGGGGAACATTCACAAGGTTGGAATTACATCCCGGAAGCCATAGATAAAGGAGCCATTGCAGTTATTGGCTTACCTCAGTTGCCCGAGGAATATCTAAATCTATTAAAAGAGAAAAATGTCCCTTATTTTGCTCATGAAAATCCGCGTTATATTTTAGGCGAAGTAGCACATTATCTTGCAGGAAACCCCACTCAATCAATGGTTGTAATAGGAATTACAGGGACAAATGGGAAAACAAGCACTACTTATTTAGTGGAAAGCATTTTGAAGGAAAAAGGAATTGTCGCGGCACGGTTTGGAACATTAGGCTATACTATCGGTGAACAAAGTATCGAAGCAGTTCACACAACCCCTTTCAATGAAGAACTGGTTTCCCTGTTTTCTAAAGCGAAAGATGCAGGTGTTACGCATGTGGTAATGGAAGTGAGTAGCCACTCTTTAGCCCAGGACCGTGTTGCAGGAATTCATTTTACAGTAGGGGCATTTACAAATCTTACACAGGACCATCTGGATTATCATAAAACAATGGAGGAATATCTTAAAGCAAAACTGAAACTGTTTGAAAGTTTAGAGGGAGGAAATGCCTTTGGTGTTATAAACAAATCCGACCCTAATGCAGACCAATTCATACAACATTGCAAATCAAGATATGTTACTTACGGTATGAAGGGAGATTATTGGGCAAGTGATATAGAAGTATCCATGAAAGATACACAATTTATCTTGCATACTCCAACCGGTGAAGGAGAAATAAAACTGTCTCTGATAGGCAAGCATAATGTTTTTAATGCGCTATGTGCTTCTGCTATTGCAGGAGAAATGGGCTTTTCTTTGAAAGAGATTCAAAAGGGGTTAAAAAATTTAAAATCTGTTCCGGGTCGTTTTGAATTAATTGAAGAAGGACAGGAATTTACCGTAGTGGTAGATTATGCACATACAGATGATGGTTTAAATCATGTGTTACAAACGGCAAGAAGTCTAACTCGCGGTAGAGTGATTGTGGTTTTTGGTTGTGGGGGAGACCGCGATAAAACAAAACGACCAAAGATGGGAGCAGTAGCAGGGAAGTGGGCAGACCTTATCATTTTAACTTCTGATAATCCACGAACAGAAGACCCGAAACGCATTTTATTGGATATTGAAGTAGGTGTCCAAAAGATGGGTAAACACAAAGGGGATGATTATTATGTTATCGAAAACAGAGAAGATGCTATACAGTTTGCTATTGACAAGGCAAAATCAAATGATATAGTAGTAATTGCGGGGAAAGGACATGAACCGTATCAGATTATTGGAACACAGAAATTGCCTTTTGATGATAGAGAAGTAGCACGTAAATTCCTGAAAGGAAAAATATAG
- a CDS encoding 6-carboxytetrahydropterin synthase: MLQISKYLYFDSAHKNEHKGGKYAQLHGHTFYAEIIAEGSLHPDYGWIVDFSEIKKSIVPIINMLDHSYLNEISGLEKDTTIPAIENWFREQLQEKPWWFKSIRIGIIGDLDFKPCKLPAEKDLPELWRFSFESAQSLPQLPNSHPCHHLHGHSYFVKVASKDMNNLPSVLRKIYDLLDHRWLNEIPGLEKATSEILTHWIIEKLHEFNHPPDIVIVQETPSSYCIWRDKK; the protein is encoded by the coding sequence ATGTTACAAATATCGAAGTATTTATATTTTGATTCTGCACATAAAAATGAACACAAAGGAGGAAAATATGCCCAGTTACATGGACATACCTTTTATGCAGAAATAATTGCTGAAGGGTCTTTACATCCCGATTATGGCTGGATAGTTGATTTTAGTGAAATAAAAAAAAGTATTGTTCCTATCATTAATATGTTAGACCATTCCTATTTAAATGAAATCAGTGGATTGGAAAAGGATACAACTATCCCCGCAATAGAAAATTGGTTTCGGGAACAACTTCAGGAAAAACCATGGTGGTTTAAAAGTATTCGTATTGGAATTATAGGAGACCTTGACTTTAAGCCTTGCAAACTCCCAGCCGAAAAAGACCTTCCTGAATTATGGCGTTTTTCTTTTGAATCTGCCCAATCCTTGCCCCAACTGCCCAATTCCCATCCCTGCCATCATTTACATGGACATAGTTATTTTGTGAAAGTAGCCTCAAAAGATATGAATAATCTCCCCTCTGTTTTAAGAAAAATATATGATTTATTAGACCATCGCTGGTTAAATGAGATTCCGGGACTGGAAAAAGCAACAAGTGAAATATTAACTCATTGGATTATCGAAAAACTTCACGAATTTAATCACCCGCCTGATATTGTTATCGTTCAGGAAACCCCTTCTTCTTACTGTATATGGCGAGATAAAAAATAA
- a CDS encoding 4Fe-4S binding protein: protein MKFKKPRSWMQWIRRFCQLVFFVLFIILAWNLHFLDEGNSTGIYKIFFHLDPLIFLLTLLSTWTLAGLSLLCISTVIITFLLGRVFCGWFCPFGTLHTFFTWLAQSGKKKKEYQNRTSAHRVKYFILFAMLGMSLFGGHWFGIFDPFSFFYRALSTGIFPAFHIAIEESSTALYKEDPKILGFPITKISEPIYQKLRTHVFKMSQKTFYTEGTIITFTLLLVIGLNFVRPRFWCRYMCPLGGLLGLISQKPLLRLKNDESTCINCRQCSKACPAGAQPDQRGNWLPTECFVCWNCVASCRSDSISFQFQIPGKKAIATGKLDYPRRTVLTAMATGTVGLLGFRVAPQSKQGQPFPETLIRPPGSRNEREFLQRCIQCGACMRVCPTNAIQPAGIEGGWEALWTPKLVPKIGYCLYSCNMCGQVCPTQAIQPIPLLEKQKTKIGLATFDKGRCIPYSYGRECLVCEEHCPLSPKAIYLVERDVTLRDGRVVKIKQPEVDPNLCIGCGFCEWSCVFQDKAAIRITTANESRNTKNQPILVFEDTYPTGTENNSSQSPY from the coding sequence ATGAAGTTTAAAAAACCTCGTTCTTGGATGCAGTGGATAAGGCGCTTTTGTCAATTGGTGTTTTTTGTCTTATTCATTATTCTGGCATGGAATTTACACTTTTTAGATGAGGGTAATTCAACAGGAATTTATAAAATCTTTTTCCATCTTGACCCTCTTATTTTCTTGCTCACACTTTTATCTACATGGACACTGGCAGGATTATCCTTGCTTTGCATTTCTACTGTAATAATTACTTTTCTTTTAGGTAGGGTATTTTGCGGATGGTTTTGCCCTTTTGGAACTCTTCATACTTTTTTTACATGGTTAGCCCAATCAGGAAAAAAGAAAAAGGAATATCAAAATCGGACTTCGGCTCATCGTGTTAAATATTTTATTCTCTTTGCCATGTTAGGTATGAGTCTGTTTGGAGGTCATTGGTTTGGAATTTTTGACCCATTTTCTTTTTTCTATCGAGCCCTATCAACAGGGATATTTCCTGCATTTCATATAGCTATTGAAGAATCCAGCACTGCCCTTTATAAAGAAGACCCTAAAATATTGGGATTTCCTATTACAAAAATTTCAGAACCTATCTATCAAAAATTACGAACTCATGTATTTAAAATGTCTCAAAAAACCTTTTATACAGAAGGGACAATTATTACTTTTACTCTACTTCTTGTAATAGGACTGAATTTTGTTCGTCCCCGCTTCTGGTGTCGTTATATGTGTCCGTTAGGAGGGCTATTGGGGCTGATTTCTCAAAAACCTTTATTGCGTCTAAAAAATGATGAAAGTACTTGTATTAACTGTCGGCAATGTAGTAAAGCATGCCCTGCAGGAGCCCAACCTGACCAACGCGGGAATTGGTTGCCAACGGAATGTTTTGTTTGCTGGAATTGTGTAGCCTCATGCCGTTCTGACTCTATTTCATTTCAATTTCAGATTCCCGGTAAAAAAGCAATCGCTACGGGAAAACTTGATTATCCACGGAGAACAGTTTTAACCGCAATGGCAACCGGTACTGTAGGGTTGTTAGGTTTCCGTGTTGCTCCGCAATCAAAACAAGGACAGCCTTTTCCTGAAACATTGATTCGTCCTCCGGGGTCAAGAAACGAACGAGAGTTCTTGCAACGATGTATTCAGTGTGGAGCGTGTATGCGGGTATGTCCGACAAACGCAATACAACCTGCGGGAATAGAAGGAGGTTGGGAAGCCCTATGGACGCCTAAACTCGTGCCTAAAATAGGTTATTGCCTTTACAGTTGCAATATGTGTGGTCAGGTATGTCCAACGCAAGCAATCCAGCCTATTCCTTTATTAGAAAAGCAAAAAACAAAAATTGGATTGGCAACATTCGACAAGGGTAGATGTATTCCTTACTCTTATGGAAGAGAGTGTCTTGTATGTGAAGAACATTGTCCACTTTCCCCCAAAGCCATTTATCTTGTGGAAAGAGATGTAACCCTGAGAGATGGCAGGGTAGTTAAAATAAAACAACCGGAAGTTGACCCTAACCTGTGTATTGGTTGTGGTTTCTGTGAATGGTCCTGTGTATTTCAAGATAAAGCCGCTATTCGTATAACCACTGCCAACGAATCGCGAAATACTAAGAATCAACCTATTTTAGTATTTGAAGATACTTATCCGACTGGGACAGAGAATAATAGTTCACAAAGTCCTTATTAA
- the murF gene encoding UDP-N-acetylmuramoyl-tripeptide--D-alanyl-D-alanine ligase: protein MPWKYCLRDLAKVVAGKLQGDEHIEFTGVSIDTRTIQPGDVFFALPGNRVDGHQFVPEAFKKGAVAVVVSKDNGFPSICVRDTLQAIQKLARWHRTNIKSQVFAITGSCGKTTTKELISAVLAKKYKVVASRGNYNNELGCPLSLLQMDEDTDWGVIEMGAGKAGDIAELSAIAYPDESVITTIAPAHIERLGNLEGIAREKSNIAKCLPPWGYFYVNMDNPYCVSIGNRIIANRIYYGKKGDVRLKSVRKISLEEMEVEIEPVGKLRLPLCSSSLLSNFLLAVAVSLKHKIPIDEQTLAEAYYKAGRIKTYQVGHFTIIDDSYNANPASMKSALEYLQLTGVEGYRCAVLGDMLELGEESEKYHYLLGKQVGECGVDVLFLYGNYAQEVQRGAFEAGVKSVTVCSNHDEIVNKIIEMLPPLSRILVKGSRGMTMEKVIQGLKEKIMNE from the coding sequence ATGCCCTGGAAATACTGCTTAAGAGATTTGGCAAAAGTTGTCGCTGGAAAATTACAAGGAGATGAACATATTGAATTTACCGGTGTTTCTATAGATACCCGAACTATTCAACCGGGAGATGTCTTCTTCGCTTTACCAGGAAACAGAGTGGATGGACACCAATTCGTTCCAGAAGCATTCAAGAAAGGAGCAGTGGCTGTTGTTGTATCGAAAGATAATGGTTTCCCTTCAATATGTGTGAGAGACACTTTACAGGCAATTCAAAAATTGGCTCGTTGGCATCGAACCAATATAAAATCTCAGGTTTTTGCCATTACAGGTTCCTGTGGTAAGACTACTACAAAAGAATTAATTTCAGCCGTTTTAGCAAAAAAGTATAAAGTGGTAGCATCCCGAGGGAATTATAACAATGAATTAGGTTGTCCACTTTCCTTATTACAAATGGATGAAGATACCGATTGGGGTGTAATAGAAATGGGTGCTGGCAAGGCAGGAGATATTGCTGAATTGTCTGCTATCGCATATCCGGATGAGTCTGTTATTACCACTATTGCTCCTGCACATATAGAAAGATTAGGAAATTTGGAGGGTATAGCAAGAGAAAAATCCAATATTGCCAAATGCCTTCCTCCCTGGGGATATTTCTATGTCAATATGGATAATCCCTATTGTGTTTCCATAGGAAACCGAATTATTGCTAATAGAATTTATTATGGTAAAAAAGGGGATGTAAGATTAAAATCTGTCCGTAAAATTTCGTTAGAAGAAATGGAGGTAGAGATAGAACCTGTTGGCAAATTAAGATTGCCTTTATGTTCTTCATCTTTACTATCAAACTTTTTGCTCGCTGTAGCAGTCTCATTGAAGCATAAAATACCTATAGACGAACAGACACTTGCAGAGGCATATTATAAAGCGGGAAGAATAAAAACCTATCAAGTTGGACATTTTACTATTATTGACGATAGTTATAATGCTAATCCTGCAAGTATGAAATCTGCATTAGAATATCTACAATTAACTGGTGTTGAAGGCTATCGGTGTGCCGTTTTGGGAGATATGCTTGAGTTGGGAGAGGAGAGTGAAAAATACCATTATTTATTGGGGAAACAAGTAGGAGAATGTGGTGTAGATGTTCTATTTCTATATGGGAATTATGCACAGGAAGTTCAGAGAGGTGCTTTCGAAGCAGGAGTAAAATCAGTGACAGTATGCTCAAATCATGACGAAATTGTAAACAAAATTATTGAAATGCTCCCTCCGCTAAGTCGAATATTGGTCAAAGGTTCTCGCGGAATGACAATGGAAAAGGTTATTCAGGGTTTGAAAGAGAAAATAATGAATGAATAG
- a CDS encoding putative peptidoglycan glycosyltransferase FtsW, producing the protein MHKDSSVIIVITVILAILGILVGYSVEGLRTNLQSFLIKQFILMFIGGGCFIALLFYDYHKLFKPVNLWLLTIICFLGLIAVLFFGELRNGARRWLNIFGVFSLQPSEFAKIAVLVTIAWYLSRFYNMLKGFYFGILFPILLALVYCMFIVLENDQGTPTVIMTTVLCMMFVAGIHRKYLLIGAGIFGGIFAFFVISKPHRIDRIIYTWFPEWDPSGKGWHIIQSLVSFYRGNLLGVGIGAGEQKLDYLPEAHRDFPFSIIGEEMGMLGAILVVILFLLLIYYGFEIARKSPDLQGSLLAMGITCMIGIQAIIMMMVNIGILPVKGMCLPLISSGGSSFIANMFMLGCLVNIGFQEVRTESPSYWKAFIFLNLSNPIK; encoded by the coding sequence ATGCATAAGGATTCATCCGTAATAATTGTTATTACTGTGATTTTAGCCATACTGGGTATTTTAGTAGGGTATAGCGTTGAAGGTTTGAGAACTAATTTGCAATCTTTCCTGATAAAACAGTTTATTTTAATGTTTATTGGAGGAGGCTGTTTCATAGCCTTACTATTTTATGATTATCATAAACTTTTTAAACCCGTAAATTTATGGCTTTTGACTATTATTTGTTTTCTGGGGTTAATAGCCGTTTTATTTTTCGGAGAATTAAGAAATGGAGCTCGAAGATGGTTAAATATTTTTGGAGTTTTTTCTCTTCAGCCTTCCGAATTTGCAAAGATAGCCGTTTTAGTTACTATCGCATGGTATTTATCTCGTTTCTATAATATGTTAAAAGGATTCTATTTTGGGATACTATTTCCTATTTTGCTTGCATTAGTTTATTGTATGTTCATTGTATTAGAAAATGACCAGGGAACACCTACCGTAATTATGACTACGGTACTGTGTATGATGTTCGTTGCAGGAATACATAGAAAATATCTGTTGATAGGGGCAGGTATCTTTGGAGGTATATTTGCCTTTTTTGTAATATCGAAACCTCATCGAATTGACCGAATTATATATACTTGGTTTCCGGAATGGGACCCTTCTGGGAAAGGATGGCATATAATCCAATCGTTAGTTTCATTTTATCGCGGAAATTTATTAGGTGTAGGTATTGGCGCGGGAGAACAAAAATTGGATTACTTGCCCGAAGCACATCGTGATTTCCCATTTTCAATTATTGGTGAAGAAATGGGTATGTTAGGTGCCATACTCGTTGTAATTCTATTTTTATTATTAATTTACTATGGCTTTGAAATAGCCCGAAAATCTCCTGATTTGCAAGGTTCCCTTCTTGCTATGGGGATAACATGTATGATTGGAATTCAGGCAATTATAATGATGATGGTAAATATAGGAATTCTTCCTGTAAAGGGAATGTGTTTACCTCTAATAAGTAGCGGGGGGTCCTCTTTCATTGCAAATATGTTTATGTTGGGTTGCCTTGTAAACATCGGTTTTCAAGAGGTGCGAACAGAATCACCTTCTTATTGGAAGGCGTTTATTTTTTTAAATCTAAGTAATCCCATAAAGTAA
- the queA gene encoding tRNA preQ1(34) S-adenosylmethionine ribosyltransferase-isomerase QueA has product MLTEELNYFLPEERIAQHPVKPRDSARLLVVNRKDASIKEDLFRNLYRYFNQGDVLVLNDTKVIPARLLGYKEKTGGKVEVFLLKQISKQDWIALVKPSAKVPIATSVVLHDKIKVEIRDFLGEGKRIVHYPQGNLLSIIHKIGLVPLPPYIRRESPEPDDRIRYQTIYAKKSGSVAAPTAGLHYTNRVFKKLKEKGIDTCYITLHVGYGTFKPITTERVEQHVVDAEDFAISEETATLLNKKKREGKRIIAVGTTVTRVLETQYIEGKFQAGFGSTTKFIHPPYHFHAIDVLQTNFHLPRSSLLALVFAFAGKELIMKAYNYAIENNFRFYSYGDTMLIL; this is encoded by the coding sequence ATGTTAACTGAGGAATTGAATTATTTCTTACCCGAAGAAAGAATAGCCCAACATCCTGTTAAACCTCGTGATTCTGCCCGATTGTTAGTGGTAAATAGAAAAGATGCTTCTATTAAAGAGGATTTATTTCGTAATTTATACCGATATTTTAATCAAGGAGATGTCCTTGTCCTTAATGATACAAAAGTAATTCCTGCACGATTATTGGGATATAAAGAAAAAACAGGAGGGAAAGTAGAGGTTTTTTTACTAAAACAGATAAGTAAACAGGACTGGATAGCCCTTGTAAAACCTTCGGCAAAAGTGCCCATAGCAACGAGTGTTGTGCTTCACGATAAAATAAAAGTTGAGATTCGTGATTTTTTAGGTGAAGGGAAACGGATTGTACATTATCCGCAAGGGAATCTTTTATCAATCATTCATAAAATAGGTTTAGTCCCTCTTCCTCCCTATATTCGTAGAGAATCCCCAGAACCTGATGACCGCATTCGTTACCAGACGATCTATGCAAAGAAATCAGGTTCTGTTGCTGCACCAACTGCAGGCTTACACTATACGAATCGTGTATTTAAGAAACTAAAGGAAAAAGGAATTGATACTTGTTATATTACTCTTCATGTAGGTTATGGAACCTTTAAACCTATAACTACGGAGAGGGTAGAACAACATGTTGTAGATGCAGAAGATTTTGCTATCAGTGAAGAGACAGCAACTTTATTGAATAAGAAAAAAAGAGAAGGAAAAAGAATAATCGCAGTAGGAACAACGGTCACAAGAGTATTGGAAACTCAATATATTGAGGGAAAATTTCAAGCAGGTTTTGGATCTACAACAAAATTTATACATCCCCCTTACCATTTTCATGCTATAGATGTTTTACAGACGAATTTTCATCTTCCGCGCTCATCCTTGTTAGCATTGGTTTTTGCTTTTGCTGGCAAAGAATTGATTATGAAAGCGTATAATTATGCTATAGAAAACAATTTTCGTTTTTATTCTTATGGTGATACAATGTTAATTTTATAG